One Ignavibacterium album JCM 16511 genomic region harbors:
- the prmC gene encoding peptide chain release factor N(5)-glutamine methyltransferase, translating to MITVLEALNLSTDYLNKKGIESARLNAELMLAHILNCKRLELYLMFDRPLDEAELQNYRNFLSRRAQREPLQYIIGEVEFFNIRLKVNRSVLIPRPETELLVEKIINDFQEKNNFRFLDIGVGSGNISIAILKNIFQANGLAIDISEDALALAKENSALNEVESRISLLKFDFLKDDIKSLGKFDLIISNPPYVSAQDYEALEPELKVYEPKIALTDFYNGLTFYKKIIEQSSTLLNENGRIYFELGKGQSENVNMMLKEKGFNSIDIIKDYQGIERIVCGELK from the coding sequence ATGATTACTGTTTTAGAAGCATTAAATCTTTCAACTGATTATCTTAACAAAAAAGGAATTGAATCTGCCAGATTAAATGCAGAGTTAATGCTGGCTCATATTCTTAATTGCAAACGTCTTGAATTATATCTGATGTTCGATCGGCCATTAGATGAAGCTGAGTTACAGAACTACAGAAATTTTCTTTCCAGAAGAGCTCAAAGAGAACCTTTGCAATATATCATTGGAGAAGTTGAATTTTTTAATATCAGATTAAAAGTAAACAGAAGTGTTTTGATTCCAAGACCCGAAACCGAATTGCTGGTTGAAAAAATTATCAATGACTTTCAAGAAAAAAATAATTTCAGATTTCTTGATATTGGTGTTGGTTCAGGAAATATTTCAATTGCAATTCTTAAAAACATATTTCAGGCAAATGGATTAGCAATCGACATCAGTGAGGATGCATTAGCTCTTGCTAAAGAAAATTCTGCTCTGAATGAAGTTGAGAGTAGAATATCACTTTTAAAGTTTGATTTCCTGAAAGATGATATTAAAAGTTTGGGAAAGTTTGATTTGATTATCTCTAATCCGCCTTATGTGTCTGCGCAGGATTATGAAGCACTTGAACCTGAACTGAAAGTTTATGAACCTAAAATTGCTTTAACGGATTTTTATAACGGATTAACTTTTTATAAAAAAATTATTGAACAATCATCTACTTTATTAAATGAAAATGGAAGGATTTATTTTGAGTTAGGGAAAGGTCAATCAGAAAATGTGAATATGATGTTAAAGGAAAAAGGATTTAACAGCATTGATATTATCAAAGACTATCAAGGAATAGAAAGAATTGTTTGCGGAGAATTAAAATGA
- a CDS encoding DNA internalization-related competence protein ComEC/Rec2 has translation MKNYPFIRFAILFISGVIVGKSFPIATYIVISLISSSILIFFIANKLNGSKIFSFTSFVVFSFSFGLLTILIHKTEIESKLSKYQKEKNVSAYGTVEETDLKKDYEVSFNLKLDSIFISNKMIKTNENLLCRLRSDSIDRKLFYESIKPGNKILIKGTFQQGRDIRNPGEFDYRKFLLSKGITGIITAYDSASVKILSDDYFFFKNIIFETRKSIDELIHQLHNSQTTGLLRGLLLADRTEIDFETKQNFVNSGVIHILAVSGLHVGYILLFFIVVFGRFNIYVRSFLTIVGLICFMIITGVPASVFRATLMSVILIIAFLSGRSTNLLNSIALSAVIILLFRPEEIFNPGFQLSYSAVLSIAIIYPVLQKMILQSGITNKYLKNILLFAGVSLSAQIGTLPFTLAYFNKLSVIALFSNLIVIPLVGVIVGLALVTLLVGSLLPLVATYFAIVNNSITSLMIDLIRFTGGLDFSYLRINNFSVLDSVIFYLFIAILIYSFKKSESIKFKLAVTIFVFANILVFTQLDDKKLLPDGILSVLMIDVGQGDSFLIKFPAGQTVLIDAGVVDPFFDTGERIIIPLLDYLGIEKIDYGFVSHLDTDHYGGFASLLFNKRIKEIYRPKPDSSDKSIRFEKFLDRLKIPRHIYEKDKKNIGNVALYILNDSDNEFINKLSSNDRSGIIKIIFGETSFLFVGDAENPAEKFYLNSNRKFLDSDVLKVGHHGSSTGSSMEFLEAVSPDISLVSAGIKNKFGHPSEMVLQRLKEINSKVFRTDSQGAVLLQSNGNKINVVDWRNY, from the coding sequence GTGAAGAATTATCCGTTTATCAGATTTGCAATTCTGTTTATTTCCGGAGTCATCGTTGGGAAGTCATTTCCGATTGCAACATATATTGTCATCTCTTTGATTTCTTCATCCATTTTAATCTTCTTCATCGCAAACAAATTAAACGGTTCGAAAATTTTTTCGTTTACTTCATTTGTAGTATTCTCATTTTCATTTGGTTTATTAACAATTTTAATTCATAAAACAGAAATTGAATCAAAGCTTTCCAAATATCAGAAAGAAAAAAATGTTTCAGCTTATGGTACTGTAGAAGAAACAGACCTAAAAAAAGATTATGAAGTTTCTTTTAATCTTAAGTTGGACAGCATTTTCATTTCAAATAAAATGATTAAGACTAATGAAAATCTTTTGTGCAGATTAAGAAGTGATAGCATTGACAGAAAATTATTTTATGAAAGTATAAAACCCGGGAATAAAATTTTAATCAAGGGAACTTTTCAGCAGGGAAGAGATATCAGAAATCCGGGTGAGTTTGATTACAGAAAATTTCTTCTCTCAAAAGGAATTACAGGTATAATTACTGCTTATGATTCTGCTTCAGTAAAAATTCTTTCGGATGATTATTTCTTTTTCAAAAATATAATCTTCGAAACTCGAAAAAGTATTGATGAATTGATCCATCAACTTCATAATTCACAGACTACCGGCTTGTTGAGAGGATTATTACTCGCTGACAGAACAGAAATTGATTTTGAAACAAAACAAAACTTTGTTAACTCAGGAGTGATTCATATTCTTGCTGTCTCAGGTTTGCATGTCGGTTATATTCTACTTTTCTTTATAGTAGTCTTCGGCAGATTTAACATCTATGTAAGATCATTTCTTACGATTGTTGGATTGATTTGTTTTATGATAATTACCGGAGTTCCTGCTTCAGTATTTCGTGCAACACTGATGTCTGTAATTCTGATTATTGCTTTTCTTTCAGGCAGAAGTACAAATTTGTTAAATTCGATTGCACTTTCAGCAGTAATTATTCTGTTATTCAGACCGGAGGAAATTTTTAATCCGGGTTTTCAACTTTCATATTCTGCAGTTCTCTCGATTGCAATTATCTATCCGGTTCTTCAAAAGATGATTTTGCAATCAGGAATAACAAATAAATATTTGAAAAATATTTTGCTCTTTGCAGGAGTTTCTTTAAGTGCTCAAATCGGAACTTTACCTTTCACACTTGCTTACTTCAATAAGCTATCCGTTATAGCTTTGTTCAGTAATTTAATTGTTATTCCTTTGGTTGGAGTAATAGTTGGTCTGGCCTTAGTAACATTGTTAGTTGGAAGTTTGTTACCATTAGTTGCAACTTATTTTGCGATTGTAAATAATTCTATTACATCTTTAATGATTGATCTGATCAGATTTACCGGAGGACTTGATTTTTCTTACCTCAGGATTAATAATTTTTCTGTTTTGGATTCTGTTATTTTCTATTTATTCATCGCAATTTTGATTTATTCATTCAAAAAATCCGAAAGTATAAAATTCAAACTTGCAGTTACAATTTTTGTATTTGCAAATATTCTTGTCTTTACTCAACTCGATGACAAAAAACTTTTACCAGATGGAATCTTAAGTGTTTTAATGATTGATGTTGGTCAAGGTGATTCTTTTCTGATAAAATTTCCTGCAGGGCAAACTGTTCTGATTGATGCAGGTGTTGTTGATCCATTTTTCGATACCGGAGAAAGAATAATTATTCCTCTGCTTGATTATCTTGGAATAGAAAAAATTGATTATGGTTTTGTCAGTCATCTTGATACAGATCATTACGGCGGATTTGCTTCATTACTTTTCAATAAAAGAATAAAAGAAATTTACAGACCAAAACCGGACTCATCTGATAAATCAATTAGGTTTGAAAAATTTCTCGATAGACTTAAAATTCCAAGACACATTTACGAAAAGGATAAGAAAAACATCGGTAATGTTGCTTTGTACATACTAAATGACTCTGATAATGAGTTTATAAATAAACTTTCATCAAATGACAGAAGCGGAATAATAAAAATTATTTTTGGTGAAACGAGTTTTCTTTTCGTGGGTGATGCAGAAAATCCCGCAGAAAAATTTTATTTAAATTCAAACAGAAAATTTCTTGATTCCGATGTTCTGAAGGTCGGGCATCACGGAAGTTCAACAGGTTCTTCAATGGAATTTCTTGAAGCAGTTAGTCCGGATATTTCTTTGGTTAGTGCCGGAATTAAAAATAAATTTGGACATCCATCTGAAATGGTTTTGCAGAGATTGAAAGAAATAAATTCAAAAGTGTTTAGGACTGATTCACAAGGTGCAGTTTTATTACAATCCAATGGAAATAAAATTAATGTTGTTGATTGGAGAAATTATTAA
- a CDS encoding PQQ-binding-like beta-propeller repeat protein, whose product MTLNNFSRDCSISFSSDGTFEKIYFIISVLLLAGCAKSLIQISSNKSETFHPMFGKNSQRNFYYDVYSSDSLKLLWTADAFGSFNNSSVVASDSMIFIGDLAGRVHVFNLENGKQRGVLKTKGAIFSTPLLYKFRIYYPLVKDGKQLTEFIVYDFFAGKDLYIIEIEDLITNQMLSDNDAIYLFAEDGTIYKYNYEAKLIWSVETNQNLHFVPAMKNGKIFLGNDAGEFIVIDSRNGKILHREKLAKSIFSGASIDNNLCYFGDDEGNLFAMDIDSYKIKFKVKTDGRILMNPSVDERNIYLGNMKRMFYCIDKNDGKIIWSKKMKGYFNSTPVVTKNRLFVPNLFKSLLIVDKSNGELLKEVEFDNRAKLSPVIINNKIIIGYDEGVIAAYEFVN is encoded by the coding sequence ATGACTTTAAACAATTTCAGCCGGGATTGTTCTATCAGTTTTTCTTCGGATGGGACTTTTGAAAAAATATATTTTATAATATCTGTACTTCTTTTAGCCGGCTGTGCTAAATCGCTTATTCAGATAAGTAGCAATAAATCCGAAACTTTTCATCCAATGTTTGGGAAAAACAGCCAGAGAAACTTTTATTATGATGTTTATTCGTCTGATAGTTTAAAACTTCTCTGGACAGCGGATGCTTTTGGTAGTTTTAATAACTCTTCAGTTGTTGCAAGTGATTCAATGATTTTTATCGGCGACCTTGCCGGAAGAGTTCATGTTTTTAATCTTGAAAATGGGAAGCAAAGAGGAGTTCTTAAAACAAAAGGTGCAATTTTCTCTACACCTTTGCTTTATAAATTCAGGATATATTATCCACTTGTAAAGGATGGAAAGCAGTTAACGGAATTTATTGTATATGATTTCTTTGCCGGAAAAGATTTATACATTATTGAAATTGAAGATCTTATTACAAATCAAATGCTATCAGATAATGATGCGATTTATCTGTTTGCTGAGGACGGAACAATTTATAAATACAATTATGAAGCAAAATTAATTTGGTCAGTCGAGACTAATCAGAATTTGCATTTTGTTCCCGCAATGAAAAATGGAAAAATATTTTTAGGTAATGATGCCGGAGAATTTATCGTAATTGATTCCCGCAATGGAAAGATTCTTCACAGAGAAAAATTAGCTAAAAGTATTTTTTCAGGTGCATCAATAGATAACAATTTATGTTACTTCGGAGATGATGAAGGAAATCTTTTTGCGATGGATATTGATTCATATAAAATAAAATTCAAAGTTAAAACTGATGGAAGAATACTAATGAATCCTTCTGTTGATGAAAGAAATATTTATTTAGGTAATATGAAAAGAATGTTCTATTGTATTGATAAAAATGATGGGAAAATTATTTGGTCAAAAAAAATGAAAGGTTACTTTAATTCAACACCAGTTGTAACTAAAAATCGATTGTTCGTGCCAAATCTATTCAAATCATTATTGATTGTTGATAAATCAAACGGAGAATTGCTCAAAGAAGTAGAATTTGATAATCGTGCTAAATTATCTCCAGTAATTATCAACAATAAAATTATAATCGGATATGATGAAGGAGTTATTGCTGCGTATGAATTTGTCAACTAA
- the dtd gene encoding D-aminoacyl-tRNA deacylase — protein MKVVVQKVSEAGVYIENEDYSAEIRKGLVILLGIKYDDTIEDVNFLADKCSNLRIFPDENEKMNLSVKDVDGEVLVISQFTLYGDAQRGNRPSFTEAARPDTAIPLYEKFIQRMKENLGESKVKSGIFGAMMLVKIFNDGPVTILIDSRKSEKS, from the coding sequence ATGAAAGTTGTTGTACAAAAAGTTTCAGAAGCGGGTGTTTATATCGAAAATGAAGATTATTCTGCTGAGATTAGAAAAGGTTTGGTAATCTTACTCGGCATCAAATACGATGATACAATTGAAGATGTAAATTTTCTTGCAGATAAATGTTCTAATCTTCGGATATTTCCTGATGAGAATGAAAAGATGAATTTATCAGTTAAAGATGTTGATGGGGAAGTTTTAGTGATTTCTCAATTCACTCTTTATGGTGATGCACAAAGAGGAAATCGTCCGAGTTTTACTGAAGCAGCAAGACCTGATACAGCCATTCCACTTTATGAAAAATTTATTCAACGAATGAAAGAAAATCTTGGTGAGAGCAAAGTTAAATCAGGAATTTTTGGTGCGATGATGCTGGTTAAAATTTTTAATGATGGTCCTGTTACTATTTTAATTGATTCCAGAAAATCGGAGAAAAGTTGA
- a CDS encoding alkaline phosphatase family protein: protein MSSVLMIFIDGVGIGKTDSEYNPFFKLGFKTFQNIFNQIPHLNNTELTANSIYLKGIDANLGVDGLPQSGTGQVSIFCGVNASALVGNHFGPFPHSKTIDVLRDKNIFREFLNKKKKVFFANAYPKIFFDYLKSGKTRLSATSMCCKMTNIRLNTATDVREANALTAEITNERWNKKLGYKIPVISAKAAARRLLRIASNYDFTLYEFFLTDHLGHGRIKDEFEKVHKNLDDFLFELLTKFDNKKMSIVICSDHGNYEDLSVKGHTRNPALFITAGKNAKPIADAVNDLTQIKSAIINNCM, encoded by the coding sequence TTGAGTTCAGTTTTGATGATTTTCATTGACGGAGTTGGAATTGGTAAAACAGACTCCGAATACAATCCATTTTTCAAACTTGGATTCAAAACTTTTCAAAATATTTTTAATCAAATTCCACATCTCAATAATACTGAGTTAACCGCAAATTCAATTTATCTCAAAGGTATTGATGCAAATCTTGGCGTTGATGGACTGCCACAAAGCGGTACAGGACAAGTATCAATTTTTTGCGGAGTAAATGCTTCTGCATTGGTCGGAAATCATTTCGGACCTTTTCCGCATTCAAAAACTATTGATGTGCTTCGAGATAAAAATATTTTCAGAGAATTTCTTAACAAAAAGAAAAAAGTTTTTTTTGCAAATGCTTATCCGAAAATATTTTTTGATTATCTGAAATCGGGAAAAACCAGATTAAGTGCAACTTCAATGTGCTGTAAAATGACGAATATCAGACTTAACACTGCAACAGATGTTCGCGAAGCAAATGCTTTAACTGCTGAAATAACAAACGAACGATGGAATAAAAAACTTGGTTATAAAATTCCTGTTATCTCTGCTAAAGCTGCTGCAAGAAGATTATTGAGAATAGCTTCGAATTACGATTTTACCTTGTATGAATTTTTTCTGACTGATCATCTTGGTCACGGAAGAATAAAAGATGAATTTGAAAAAGTTCATAAAAATCTTGATGATTTTTTATTTGAATTGCTGACTAAATTTGACAATAAAAAAATGAGTATTGTGATTTGTTCCGATCATGGTAATTATGAAGACTTATCAGTTAAAGGACATACGAGAAATCCGGCATTATTTATTACAGCAGGAAAAAATGCTAAACCAATTGCTGATGCAGTAAATGATTTGACACAAATTAAATCTGCAATAATCAATAATTGTATGTGA